TGTTGAAGGAGTGCACACACATTTTAATAGCTATTTATCTATatactaaaactaaaattattaatgcaCATGTATATATTGGGACATCTACATCTATGATATCTAAATAGATATCTAAACATTAGaaatattaaagtaaaaaaaaagagatgatatataaaaatccatgagatattttaaaaacacaaaagaaTCATGTTACACttgtcaaatattttatattaatttagcCTTTTCCATTAActaaacattaatattttattaatttataataaatattagtattatATTTGAACAAtactaatttatataaatttgatatgaaaaaaataattataacttcTGATAATATTCAAAAGTTActcttaaataaaattgtttggagaaaaaaaagaatcttaaagGTGAAATTCTCATACTTTTTTATTCCAGAGTTAAAATGGAATAAGGGTCCAAGAGTTTAATTCCTTCCTGATTCAAGAAATTATTTGGAGGTGAAAATTTTCAGCTTGCCTTATTACTTTTAGACctgaaacttttatttttattttgctaaTTCACACAGTGGGACTTCTAGTAAACTCAAGATCTTGTGGTGAAGTTATAGCTGAGTTTTTTTCTCTGGGGTTTTTCCTCttctttatgtttcttcttGCTCTAAACCAAACCACCATATAATGGAAAAGTTGTCACCTGCTCTGTTTCATCAACTCCATCTTTTTTCCATCAACAGTCTGGCTCCATTTCATTTATAAATGTCCACCCTGAATCAACCTTTACAATCACACCACAAGTAGAAACAATCAAACTCAaattcaaataaactaattttagtCTCTGATATTTTTCCTTGTCAATGACAGGCTGCAAGATACTCTTCCTCCTGGTTTTAGCTCTTGTCATTACTTTTGTCTCGGCTGCTCGTCttcttgatgaagaagaagatcttGGGTTAGTCCCTATGCCTACCACAAGTCCTGGTCCATTGCCAACTGCTGGTTCAGGTCCTTTGACTACATTAACTGGCCCCGGACCTCTACCAACCACTGGTTCTAGTTCTTTACCTGTTGCTAGTTCAGGTCCCTTTCCTACTACTGGCCCTGGCTCTCTACCAACCACCGGTTCTGCTCCTTTTCCGGTTGCTACTTCTGGTCCTTTGCCTGCTGCTGGTTCAGGGCCTTTCCCTGCTGCTACAGCCACCGGTGTAGGGTCAACGACCAGTGGTTCAGTTCCAGACCACACCCTGGTTTTCTTTATGCATGACATACTCGGTGGCTCAAATCCGACAGCCAGAGCTGTGACTGGAGTCGTTGCAAACCCAGCTCTCAGTGGCCAACTTCCATTTGCCAAGCCCAACGGCGCAAACCTCCCTGTCAACAACGGCTTTCCATCCAACAATAACAACAACGGAatcctcaacaacaacaacgtcCCACTCCTCGTCGGGCTGGGCGGAACTACTTCCAGCATTCTACAGAACAACGGAGACAACCTCTTGAACGGTCTCCCCGTGGCCAATGGTGGTCAGCTCCCGTCGGGTTCGTCTCTCCAAATGCTCATGTTTGGAACAATGACGGTGATGGACAACGAGCTAACCGAAGGGCATGAACTAGGGTCAGGTCTGCTTGGCAAAGCCCAGGGCTTCTATGTAGCCAGCGCAGTTGATGGAACCAGCCAGACAATGGCTTTCACGGCTATGTTCGAGAGTGGTGGTTATGAAGATAGCATAAGTTTCTTCGGTGTACACAGAACAGCTGCATCGGAATCTCATCTTGGGGTTATGGGTGGTACGGGGAAGTATGTGAATGCGAGAGGCTACGCCATCGTCAAGACATTTACAGGTGGCACCGGAAATACACAGCAGCCACACCAGTTCACAGATGGGCTTGAGACTGTTCTTGAATGCACCGTTTATCTTTCTTactagtttttttctttcttcttgtcATCTATTATTGAAGTTTGTTGTCTTCTTTCGTCTTTGTCATCTTAATATGTAACAGAACCTATTAATTGACAACAAATCTCCTCTAGTTAcgagttaatatatttttgaattcaaaataacaataaaaacagAAACGAGAGAGAAAAAAGGAAGACCAGCATGGATATTATGACCGAGTGGAACTGAAGCAACGGCTCCAACGAGACAGGCTTTACCcgccaaaacaaacaaaacaaaggtTTCGAATAAATAACCCCACACACCATACGACTAAATAATATCTCCAATACAAAGAAACAAATGGTGCTCTTGAAACCTTCTGCCTTTTCAAAATCACCTAAGCTCCCTCCTCCACAGCAAGGCGGCTTCTCCGAGTCTCTGATCAGTGATACCGTCGAGGCAACCGATGCTTTCGTACGCCAATGGGTTTCCCCACACATCTACGATCCTTCTTCCACTTCCTGCAGCCTCTCTTCACTTTTCTCCGCGGAAAACCGCGGAGAAGGAAGACGCTTCCTCGACGTCCTAGCCAAGTTACAATACGCTATTCAGAGCGCCGGTCTGGTGAATCCGGACTCCGCCAAGCTTGCTCAAGCGCGTGATCTGATGCGGACGGCTATGAAGTATTTGGAGAAGGAGTTTTACCGGGTTTTGAAATCTAACCGCCGGTTTTTGGATTCGGAATCCATCACTAGCTGCTCTTTTGACGAGAAAGTAGATGCTGACGCTATCGAGGATTTGAAGATGATAGCTAATTGCATGATCTCCTCCGGTTATGAGAAGGATTGCGTtaagatatataagaaactcaGAAGAAAGATCATCGTCGAGGCCTTGTCTCACCTAGGGTTCGAGAAACTAACCTCGGCGCAGATGCAGAAACTAGAATGGGAGATTCTAGAGAAGAAGATCAAAGGTTGGGTGAGGCTTGCGACAGTCGCATTCACCACGCTGTTTAACGGAGAACGAATCCTCTGCGATCGGatcttctcttcctcctcttcatcCTCAGTATCCTTAGCCGAGTCAACCTTCGTCGAGATTACCCTACAGAGCGCGTTGAAGCTCTTCGTCTTCCCGATAACCGTCGCGAGATGCAGGAAAACCGCGGAGAAGATCTTCCCCACGCTCGACGTTTACCAGACGATCTTGCACGTCGTTCCCAAAATCGACCAGATCTTCAGCTACGATTCAACCGCCTCCGTGCGATCGCAGGCGGCTGAATCTTTAGAAAAGCTAGGCGTATCGGTGAACGCGATGATGGTCGAGTTCCAATCGTCGATCACGAAAGAGTCATCGAAATGGCCGATCGCATGTGGCGGAGTCCATCAGCTCACGAGGTACGTCATGAACTTCATAGTCTTTCTCGGGGATTACAGCGACTCGCTCACCGCCATTATCAAGGACAAGGAGTCCTTGTTGCCGTTACCGGAGGATTACTATAACAGTAACAGCAGCAGCAACGAAGAGAATCCAGAGAACGCTGGCTCTCCGATGGCTGCGAGGCTAGCGTGGCTGATACTCGTCCTGCTCTGCAAAATCGACGCGAAATCTCGTCTCTACAGCGACGCGGCGCTCTCGTATCTCTTCCTCGCCAACAACCTCCATTACGTGCTCATCAAGGTACGCACATCGAACCTCAAGGTCGTTCTGGGAGACGACTGGGTGGCCAATCACGAGGTTAAGGTGACTCAGTACCTAGAGAAGTACGAGAAAATGGCGTGGGGAGATGTGATCNNNNNNNNNNNNNNNNNNNNNNNNNNNNNNNNNNNNNNNNNNNNNNNNNNNNNNNNNNNNNNNNNNNNNNNNNNNNNNNNNNNNNNNNNNNNNNNNNNNNaatatattatatgtattcattaacttgtatctatcaatattagcaatactatgaagacgactaactctatactttgaacctataaaccatgatatattaatttataacaaaaatgacattaatgttacaaattagttttataaaaattatttatagcatcaatttatatataagataaatttaatcaagacccaaatttttttttcctgtttagaaaaaagaaacctaagaatatataccattaagttagccaaaaatcttccgaataaatagtaaatttcaCCAACCcaacaaaatgaattaaaaatataacaaaagatattatgtttgaaatttagctcactggatcgggtataaatctgttcatttcaggtatgagtttttcgagttctcaacatttggatctaagtaggtatttgaaattttttatccgggtcgattttttttggttccggatcattctaactttttatattataaaatttaaataatatacaaaatgtatataaaatatgtgaatcaaaagataaatccgcgcaggcgcgcggatcatgatctagtaaCTATTAAATTACATAAATAGAATATATCGATTTAAAGATACCAATCacaaagttgtttaaaattttagttttagcaAGATTTTTTCAATactatatttaatgttaattctgtagattttaaaatttagtgttattcagtaattaatgttaaatattcaattaaattttatattattaattatatttatgttggTTCTTGGATTAAtaatttgaatataaaaattgaaatattgtGTTATTCATTTTTATAGATTAGTTACAATTCATTTTCgcttgattaaaaaaaattggatcaaatattataacaaaaaaaataacatctaAGTTATCACTTCATTGTTCTCTCCTTTGATATGAATGCCAAATTTCTCTCCTTAATTTGATCGAAAAAATGTTCTGTAATTTGAATGATCCAGTTGACTAAAACCAATTTCTTCTTAACCTTTTACGGTGATCTTTTCCACAAAGTACCGCACCAAAATATCTCTTTAAGCATGTTATTCAGTGGAGTGTGATTTCTCACTTTTAGTTTTCTTTATCCAAACAGAGTCAAAGATCAAACTGCCAGAATACAATAGACAACTGCAGTATTTTAAGGATTTTTATCTTTATCTAATTTTCATCTTACAGTTTGGAGATATAatttattgattatatatacACTTAAAGACACAGAGAATAAAAGCTTCACAACTCCTAAGAATCTCTCACTTATAAATTGGAACGTAATAAGAAGTTTAATTAATCCAAAAGTCCAGTCTTTTCCTCAGCATCAAGTTGTGACTTGACAGAGGCAGTATTAGGCCCGCTTGTAGTAGAGAAGCTAAGCGTTCTGCTAAACTCGTTCTGCCAAAAATGGTTCCTCAATGCTTTGAGCTTCGGGTTAACCGTCGAGAAGCTAGGATCCGACAGCAACTCTTGCATCTCTGTCTTTCCCTCCAACAGACTCACCACTTGGGACATCGTAGGCCTTAGCGTCGGTGACGCGTTGGTGCACATCAACGCCACGTTCAACATCagcatggcttcttcttctgagTAATCGGAGGCTAACGTCGGATCAACCATCTCTAGCAAGCATCCCTTCTCTTGCAAAACGTATGCCTGCACGTATGTTACATTGGTCATTTCATAGAGTTTTACACTTATTAAGTGGATGAAAGAGATGAGAATGTTTTTACCCAATCAAGAAGGTAAACGAAGTCCTCGCTTGGCCTAAAGTTTGTGTTACTCTTTCCACTTACGATCTCGAGTGCAACGACGCCAAAGCTATAAACATCTGCTTTCTCAGTCAAGTAGCCACGCATGGCGTATTCTGGAGCCATATAACCTCTGCAACGTAAACATGcaaaatatcaaaagaaaaatatatataaatcctTAAAAGAGTATTCACGAGTAAACGAGAGAGACTTACACAGTTCCTGCAATACGAGTGCTGATGTGAGTGTTTCCATCATCGTTCAGCTTTGCCAAACCAAAATCAGAGATCTTGGCGTTGAGATCTTTATCGAGCAACACGTTGCTCGCCTTAATATCTCTGTGTACAATCTTTATCCTAGACTCTTCGTGGAGAAACGTAAGTCCTTTAGCTATCCCCAAACAAATCTTCTTCCTCGTTGACCAGTCTAGTTTCAGTCTAGCACTCACTTCCtttcctgcaaaaaaaaaccaaataacCCTTAATTAATAATTTAGAGCATGCATGGTTTGATGGTTCTTCAGTTGCAAACTCTCaggataataaaaaattaaaacgtaCCAAAGAGAGCACGTGATAGACAGTTGTTCTCCAAATACTCATACACCAATATCAACTGGTTTCCTTCAACACAACAACCGTATAGCTTCACAAGATTCGGATGTTGTAGAGCTGAGATCATTCCTACTTCGTTCACAAACTCGCGGTTTCCCTGCCTTGATTTTGCAGATAATTGTTTGACTGCAATCAGTTTTCCTTCAGACAATACACCCTGCACCAAGAAATGGGACCAATCTTCTAGTTTTTTTTACTGTAAAAAGGATTCATAAGAAAGTTAGACAGAACACAAAGTGGACTTACCTTGTAAACAGAGCCAAATCCACCTTCACCGATCTTCAAGGTTGCATCAAAATTATCAGTGGCGGCTTTTATCTGCCGTAGAGTGAAACTTCCAGTTTGTAGATCTAAATTCCTTAGCTCTGTTCAGTCAAAAGACAAACCAAAATGAAAGTAGTCTTCAGCCAACATAAATAGAATCTGAAAACATGATAAGAACACTAAAGTTTATAATACCTTTGTCAATAGCATTTTTGTCACTTCTTTTCTTCAAGAATATACCAAATATGAGCAATAAAAGAAGTGCTGCTGCAACAGGTATCCCTGCTTTTAGCATGATCTCTTTCTTGTCATGATACACCGGAGGTTTGAAATCTGACACACACAAGCAACTATGAGATTCCATGATCCATTTTCAAATATGaaagtaataagaaaaaaaaaaacttacttggTTCCACTGATATAGCTGATATCATAGGACCATAAACTCCTCTAATGGGAATGCCTGTTGTCCCTTTCCCAGCCCACCTCAACCCAATCTTCACATTGTTCTCTGTCACATTCACCAGGAACGATTTTATGACCGGCTTACCGGATCCACCAGCTGCTTCTTGGATATTGAAGTTCTTAATCACTAACTTATCCTGTATTCAGAGAAATGAGTAAGTAAGAATACTACTACTATATGTTatggttttacatttttttttcctatagaCATACCTGAACATAGATATCGAACAAGCGTTTGCCGAGGCTGTAAAGTGTCTTGTCATCGGTAAAGATGATCTCAGCGAAGTGGAGGTGGAGAGTGTAGTTACCGTTTCCAAGGCATAGTCCATAGTAAGTTAACGAGGAAGGAGAAACTCGAGCCGTCCTGTAAAGCCCGGAGGTGAGAGAGGAAGAAGCGTTAACTGATAATCTGGATGTGTTCTGTACGATGTAATCATCAGCATCATCATCGTTGTCCATGAAGTTCCCGGTGCTGCTATACGCCCAGTGATTGACAGCGAAGAACATTGAAGGACCTTTGGAGTTTTGGTCAGCTTCGTATGTCGTTCCTTTGTCCACTTTAACTTCACTTCCTCCACAGTTTATGTATAACTTATACTTATCTACAAATTAAGTTTAATCAAGAACATAGACCTGATCACCATTTATTTCAACTGTTAAAAACGTTGTTGCTTACGATCTCTCTTAGGAAGACGACAAGGGATGTGGTGAAGGTAACAGGATGATTCCTTGCGTCTGAAACATCAAACAGAGAGATTGTTTATCTGTCAGTTCACTAAACATGATTAAAAATGcaatacagagagagagattggtTTCTTACGATTTATTCCCCATGGAGAAGCTTTCCACCCAATTCCTAGGAAATGAAGCAAAAACATTTGTTATTTCTTCAAACGAATGAAACAAAAGTAttctgaaatatatataagagtACACTTACGAGGTAACATCGCTGCATTTACTCCCGGTAATTGAACTTGCATCGGTAAAGTTGTTGTAAGAAACATCACTGCACACATATCAAGAAGAacatatacagttttttttttaaatttgtgcTAAGTGGTAAAAACTGAAATTTTAGCTTGGGGATTAAGTAACGTAcacgtttttgtttttattaacgAAGTAGCTTGGAATAGCTCCTGTCAGCTTGTTTCCTGTCAAATAACTGAAAGAGAAGATTTATTTAGAAAACGCTTTCATGATTTAGGAAGAATACTCTCATAGCTGAGGTCACTTACATGAAATCTGCTTTCTTCATATTTTCAAACGTTGAGGGAATCTCACCGGTTAGTAGATTGAAGCTGAGGTCACTACATAGTAAACAGACAGAAGTTCAGTCTCATGGGAACATAGATAATATTAGAGGTCAATGTATGAACATGACTTACAGTGTTTTAAGCTTCTTCAGCTGCCCGATATACTTTGGAATTGGGCCATTTAAATTGCATTTTCTCAATATCCTGCATTGGAGGTTgaataaaaaaagttatattagGTAGACAACACAAAcgttgtatttttttcttaactcACAGTGTCTTGATAGAGGCCAAGTTATTCAATGGAGGGAAAGGAGACGGTTTGCCTCCTAAATCACTAATCCTCCTGTCAATCACAACCCACCAAGGAAAAAAACTATGATGATGAATGTTTCACGAGGAAACCAGTTTGAAAAGAAGTTGGTTTTGTCAATGGCTTTACAGATCGGTTAAGCTGGTTAAGGTTGAGATACTAGAGGGTACTGGACCATCCAAACCTGAACCATGCAACTGCctgcaaaaaggaaaaaaaaaacttgttagGTTTTGTATGTATTTTCTTGAGGACATGCAATTGTTTATGGAGAAAGAAGTAAACTCTTACAGTTTCGTTATACTTGTCCAGTTTCCGATGAAATCTGGTATGCGGCCAGTGAAGTTATTATCACTTATCCTCCTAGGATCACACAAATACAATCATTTAAGATATAACTAGAGATTATCCAACAATGACTAAGTTTGTTACTTGCTGTTTTGTCATATCAACCATTTTAATAAGACTAAGTTCTCTTACATATCAGTCAAGTTCTGGAGCAGTGCAAGTTCTTCAGGCAATGGGCCAGTGAAAGCATTTGAAGGAAGATGACTGATGCAAAAATCAGACAATATGATAAAGATATTATTAGCCTACATTACAATTGGTTATCAATTCTAAGGTTGTTCTATGTCTATGTGAGAGAAAATAAACTTTACAGTCTCTCCAAATGAATCATCTTTTTAATCTCAGGAGGGATTTGTCCTGAAAATAGATTTCCTTCGAGGCTCCTGCATGAATTCAAACACATAGATCATTCTGAAACTCTGTAGAATCATAAAGGAatgattattatgatttttttaaagcaTGACCAGTTCTACTACTCTGACTCAGAACAAGTGTAAAAGGTTTAACAACAACGTACAAGTTTCTGAGAGTAGTGAGGCGAGTTAGGACTTTGGGGAACGGACCAGACAATCTGTTTCCCATGAAAGATCTGTGTATTGCAACATCGTCAAACCCACAAAGACAACAACAGTTATtacaaaactaaagaaaatggtttatattttaaatatcattaGATCATCTTAAAGCAATAATATAGAGTATAGTAACTTACAAATCTTCTAAGCGCATAGAAGCCCATTCCTTTGGAATGGAACCAGTCAGATAGTTACGGCTAAGGTCTCTGCAACCAACTTGTTTGTGTTAATTGAACCATTTCTATCACTAAGACTGTAAGAATCTATGAAAATTCTGAAGACTTTATTTTGCGTTGATGACTTACAAAACTTTGAGGTGGCGAAGCTTCGAGAACTCAGGAGGGACGATGCCTGTTAGGTTCTGCGACTTCAGAGCTCTGCAAAACAGAGCACAAAAACCGGATATGAGGTTAAACCGGATACAGAATTTCTATTTACCcactgttttttttgtcaaaatttaaCCACAGTTAACCATAAATAATCTACAGTTGGTTTAACAACTGATAATGAGAAGCTATTTTTTGTGAGTAACTGTAAGTTTGGGGGCAGAAAAGAAATTTCCGCAATAACTTTTTAGGGCAAATCTTTTACATATTAAAGCgtaagttaaaataaaataaaataaaatactttaatattttaatcgTGTTatttactccctccgtttcatattatatgtcgttctaaccttatgcacacagattaagaaaacatttaattttacatatttccaaaataaaaacactattaccaatacacctaaccatgtatcaaccaatagaaaaatagaaaagagaatattctcaataaattttgcattgaaaaccgaaaacgacacttattttgaaacaaaaaatttcctctagaacgacatataatttgaaacggagggagtaatatttTGGAgtgttttctattttgttttttaatcaTGATAGATATATGATTTACAACGTCTAATTAAGAACGCAGCAATTGTTTTCATCTACTTAGACAATcagtacaaaataaaattttagtctCATCTCAACATAATGACAAAATCGCATTCTGAATACTCTCATGTATCGCAGACACTCTGAGTaactttattttgtaataagTAATGTTAGTTTTATAAGATAACAATTAAAAACATATGTTTAAAGAGATTCCTGAGGCGacaccaaaaataataattaaagtgACTTTTGGAGGTAAATTCATTGAATTGTTGGAATGTTTTTGTCTTTGACGATTTATTAAGTCGGCACAAATCTCTGGTTACGataaaaacaaattccaaaGTAAACGCGTTACTCTATTTTGAATCTTAGCCTATATAGTCAACGGATCAGTCAACGATCAGCTGCCATGTACAGCTTGGCATATAAACTTGTGGTCACAAAGAGACAAACAAAACTATTAAGCTTTCTAATAAATCTTCTGTAGTTTCACAAGTGTTTTGTACATACACCATTATTGATTAGCTCTCTTAATCATCCTAAAAACGATATGATTCTAATCCTGTTTCCTTACTAAAAAAACTTGGACTTTAATTTAGTAAGTTGGTAGACATGGTATATTGTTAGCGGTTATCACTAAAGCGCGTGCGTCGTGtagttaataaaaacataattaaatctACCTACTCACCAAGAACGTGATTAGTGCGTTTTGTGACCATAAACATTGTCAGTACTCTTGTTAGCTTTTGTTTTCCTTATTTTTgctttaaaagtaaataaaaaatgtacTGATGCAATTCCTAAATACTATTCCATGATAAAGTAATTTTAACCGTGGAATATTCATACTCCCATGGTTTATTTACTGATGAGATCAGTACTAAAGTATATGACTCGGTACCAACATCATTACTTAGActaaatatatttgtaaattccAAAAAATGGGTAAATATTATAAGAAGATAAggggaagaggaggaggaaaaaGAGGCCTTACATTCTGATTACATGGCAAGATGAGttcagaagaagaaaggagCAATTGCAAGTGATATTACTCTCGAACTCTTTGGATGTGTAAGTGGTAACAACCCAGTTGCCTTGACCACTACATGGATCTTTGTTGAAGTCCCAGTCTTTCTTCCCTAGCTTCTTCCCTATCTCCTTCAGTGCTCTCACTTgccattttaaaatttcaagaaataaCCAGTAGGTGATATAGATTCATATACATAAACGTACAAGAGATGAGAGACAAAGTAATAATCTCAGCTGGAAACTATTAGAAAGATGAAAAGGGAGATTCGAAGTGTTTTAAGATTACCTTCGGCCTCGTGGAGTTTATTGTTGTCAGAAAATCCAAGTCGCCGATGGAAAATTAGTGTGAAGAGGAGGATGATGAAATATTTGCTAAGCCAAGAACTCatcttttcaaatttaaaaaagaatgaataaaaatattgtatcaCTTCTCGGATAAAGCGTGTAAGAGATATGGAGAGAAAGACATATGGTGAATTAGGAAGTAGGTAATGGTAATGATGAGAGCTTATGGGCCACTTCAGTCGTCGAAATTTAAATATAGATGCTGTACTTTGAGATGTCTATATTTATATCAgcttatttaataatttaacaaaatgttGACCAAgtaattagaaaatatatcaGCTTATTaaatacttcctctgttttttaaagatgtatgttttaagatttttttttgtttcaaaaagatgtatttttcatattttcaatgtaatttttgtcaactaattataaataattgtgaatctcaaaaacattaattgcatttcttgaaattttattggtttagaaatatatgaaatataaaataacaaaaaactatgcattaataagtaaattttaatatgttttattaaaaatgtgaaaatctcaaaacatgtattatttaaaaacagagggagtagtacaTACTTTTCAATTAGGAGTAATATGACATTTTATAATTGTGCacacaaattaataaaacatttatttttttatatttcctaaATAAATGcatca
The Raphanus sativus cultivar WK10039 chromosome 1, ASM80110v3, whole genome shotgun sequence DNA segment above includes these coding regions:
- the LOC130495623 gene encoding exocyst complex component EXO70H1-like, producing MVLLKPSAFSKSPKLPPPQQGGFSESLISDTVEATDAFVRQWVSPHIYDPSSTSCSLSSLFSAENRGEGRRFLDVLAKLQYAIQSAGLVNPDSAKLAQARDLMRTAMKYLEKEFYRVLKSNRRFLDSESITSCSFDEKVDADAIEDLKMIANCMISSGYEKDCVKIYKKLRRKIIVEALSHLGFEKLTSAQMQKLEWEILEKKIKGWVRLATVAFTTLFNGERILCDRIFSSSSSSSVSLAESTFVEITLQSALKLFVFPITVARCRKTAEKIFPTLDVYQTILHVVPKIDQIFSYDSTASVRSQAAESLEKLGVSVNAMMVEFQSSITKESSKWPIACGGVHQLTRYVMNFIVFLGDYSDSLTAIIKDKESLLPLPEDYYNSNSSSNEENPENAGSPMAARLAWLILVLLCKIDAKSRLYSDAALSYLFLANNLHYVLIKVRTSNLKVVLGDDWVANHEVKVTQYLEKYEKMAWGDISYNSFSLD
- the LOC108857605 gene encoding dirigent protein 25; this translates as MTGCKILFLLVLALVITFVSAARLLDEEEDLGLVPMPTTSPGPLPTAGSGPLTTLTGPGPLPTTGSSSLPVASSGPFPTTGPGSLPTTGSAPFPVATSGPLPAAGSGPFPAATATGVGSTTSGSVPDHTLVFFMHDILGGSNPTARAVTGVVANPALSGQLPFAKPNGANLPVNNGFPSNNNNNGILNNNNVPLLVGLGGTTSSILQNNGDNLLNGLPVANGGQLPSGSSLQMLMFGTMTVMDNELTEGHELGSGLLGKAQGFYVASAVDGTSQTMAFTAMFESGGYEDSISFFGVHRTAASESHLGVMGGTGKYVNARGYAIVKTFTGGTGNTQQPHQFTDGLETVLECTVYLSY
- the LOC108814048 gene encoding probable LRR receptor-like serine/threonine-protein kinase At1g07650 produces the protein MSSRKYIQNLTSFFFPFCRQLHGSGLDGPVPSSISTLTSLTDLRISDLGGKPSPFPPLNNLASIKTLILRKCNLNGPIPKYIGQLKKLKTLDLSFNLLTGEIPSTFENMKKADFIYLTGNKLTGAIPSYFVNKNKNVDVSYNNFTDASSITGSKCSDVTSNWVESFSMGNKSRKESSCYLHHIPCRLPKRDHKYKLYINCGGSEVKVDKGTTYEADQNSKGPSMFFAVNHWAYSSTGNFMDNDDDADDYIVQNTSRLSVNASSSLTSGLYRTARVSPSSLTYYGLCLGNGNYTLHLHFAEIIFTDDKTLYSLGKRLFDIYVQDKLVIKNFNIQEAAGGSGKPVIKSFLVNVTENNVKIGLRWAGKGTTGIPIRGVYGPMISAISVEPNFKPPVYHDKKEIMLKAGIPVAAALLLLLIFGIFLKKRSDKNAIDKELRNLDLQTGSFTLRQIKAATDNFDATLKIGEGGFGSVYKGVLSEGKLIAVKQLSAKSRQGNREFVNEVGMISALQHPNLVKLYGCCVEGNQLILVYEYLENNCLSRALFGKEVSARLKLDWSTRKKICLGIAKGLTFLHEESRIKIVHRDIKASNVLLDKDLNAKISDFGLAKLNDDGNTHISTRIAGTVGYMAPEYAMRGYLTEKADVYSFGVVALEIVSGKSNTNFRPSEDFVYLLDWAYVLQEKGCLLEMVDPTLASDYSEEEAMLMLNVALMCTNASPTLRPTMSQVVSLLEGKTEMQELLSDPSFSTVNPKLKALRNHFWQNEFSRTLSFSTTSGPNTASVKSQLDAEEKTGLLD